CACAAGAAACTGAGTCTTTCTACCACTGGCTATGTCAATTTTTCGTTCGCCAAGAATAGTTATACCGTCAGTCTCTTCGCTAACAACCTAGAGTAAACACCATAAATATGCTTTTCACTACAGTAGCCCAGAGAGCGCTCACCGAATTTGCAGTGTCTCCCTCAAATGAGTCATCTGAGTCTAAAAGCTCATAGTTGGCGTATTTATTTTCCCAAGCGGGACTATTTGGCCCCTGGTTGCTGAGGAAGTTCTCATCATTGAATCCGGGCTCCGAGTAGTCGGACTCGAATTCCCATTCCGTTTGTCCGAGTATCTCATGGTTGATTGTCTCTCCTATGCTAGTCAGATGCATATCGGTATTCCAATGAGATTGGTGATCCATGATAAACTCTTCCGCTTTAAGAATTATTTTCGTCGATTGTAATACAATTTATGATCAAGACAGGGCAGGTCTTGcttatacatatatataaggCCAAGGCTCCTTTCCCCAAATTTCGTTGGTGATACTAGAATTGAGGCTCAGGTATAAACTGCTGAGATTCGTGGTTGTGAAGGGCAGGAATGTTTGGTGTATATGAACTAATGCCAGAGGTATATGGTGTTTCTGATTTAATCCTACTATTTCGAAGGGGTCAAGAATTGCTTGGGAATCTTGGGCATCTTCGCATGATCTGTGAGTAGGGGCCAATTTACTTTCCCTAAACCAAGAATCTGCGTCTGGCGGACTTTGGGGTTTCAAATTACTATCAATAAGATTGATCCTGCTGAGGATGTAGAGCAGCCCTTCTTGAGTGGCTAGATACCTCCTTCATGACTTTCATTTCCCTGTATGAAATAGTGAATCCAGGGTTTCCATTTAAGCAACGTTTTGAGAAGGGCAGGCTGACTTCTCAGGTCACTGATTCGAGCTCAAGAAGAGATCGACCTCTTGAAGGGGTCTTCAATCACTGCCTTCTATGCCTCAGGATATTGCACCCTACTAGGCAGCAGGCTGTGTAACTACTACTGTACAGTACGTTGCTTTATAGAGGTAATTCATCGGGacgaattttttttttttttttttttttcaattttcgaAGAACATATGATGTCTCCCTTCCACATAGCCCGTGGGCGGTTGGCCCTCATTATCAACCAATTTTGAAGCTCCCCAAAAAAATCTCAACTATCTCTCTGGATCCTGTCTCAATCGCAAGATATAAGGCTCTTATCCTATGGAATTCTTCCTCGAGAGTAGTGTTTTGTTATCTTTATAATGCATGGATATCTCGTTCGAACTGCCGTACAGAGTGCTTCAGATGCATCACAAGGCACTTGCTCCTGTGAAGTATTCTAATTTTGTTCATACATATAATGGAATGGAAACAAGACCCTTTGATTTATCGAGAGGCTCTTCTATATATCATACATAGCTTTCGCAATCCATATATTGATTAAAATTCGTGCCGCCTCGTTGGCTATTGCTGCACATGTGGTTGAAGCTTTCTAGAGGACCGCGTTCAGGTCATCCATCAGGCTGTCAAGAATCTCTATATACTTTTGCTCGTTCATCAAGCTCCTCGGTCAGTTCCTTGCACCGGTGAAGGATCCAGACCGATTCTTGAATCACATCCTGTCTTTCATTCAAAGTCAAAAGTTCACCGGCCTGGTTCACGCAAGATTTAAAAGTTTCGCGGAACTCCGGGTCATTATTGACTGCCCAGAAGGACAAAGGAGGTGGAAAGGATTGAATTTCGTCATCCGTGGTTAGACCCCAAAATTCGGGTCCAGCTTTGAGTATCACTTGGCGAATAAATCGGCCGCCGTTAAACAAAGCCGAGTAGAGTACCCAGACGTACGCGAGCAGTTTGTGCGGGTTCTCATTTATGCGGCGTTTGATGACGTCTTTTATCTGCATGTCGTGCGACTCATTGGTAGTCAGATTGGTTATGGTGGGGTAAGAGGAGTGTAGTCTCCTAAGATCTTCTATAAGCCGCTCGGTCCGATAAAGGTCGACCATGCTAAGAAGCTTTGAGAGATccgagattttcttttcgtaAGTGAGACTAGTTAAGCTGCAGGGATACTTGGCAATCCAGTCCCTAAGGTCTCCCCATGCTTCTTCGAAGCCGAGGTACATCTCCGCATAATAGGAGAAGCCAAGCGTATAGAGACCGAGGGACCTCTTCTCTCCGCTTAAGCATTGGAGTACACGGGCAGAATTCATCCTATTAACCTCCATATGCGGCACTCTATTTCACTCAGTTACCGGTTCTTTCGTTCACATATTAATCAAGTACTCACAGAATGGCCGCTTTGATCATTGCAGTGATTCCACTCATTGTGAAAGGTGATTTTCAATTGGATACACTCGTACTCTCTAGAAAAGGAATATTTCTAGAAGGCAAATCGTGGTCGGTATCAATCAAGGCCGGCACTAAGAAAAGTGCTGGGGAGGCTTAAGTCTGCGTTTCAAGCATTTATACTAAGACCGAGTCTTCTAAGATATCATATGCAGAAAGCTTAGTGAAATACCTAAGAGCCAGGGGCAAGTTAAGGTACTAGAGAAGACAATATTGATTTGTTGAACATGTTCACTGTCTTCTGTACCAGGTTTGCAATCATGTAGTAAAAGATAGTCCCTTAATCATGTCTTTGAGAATTCATTTTGTTGAAAGGAATCGTATACCCCTAGGAAGGCAAATCCCTCAGAAGTAAAAACCTATGCCATTTTTTGGGAGAATGAACACAACCAAATAAGCACCTTAAGGTAGAATGGTGATCATTCTACGTCTGGTAGAATATGTTGAACGTTCTTAGATTTTTCGAcccctttctttttaagtGGCTCTCGTCTCCACTTCGCTCGAACCCCACCGGGCGGTGGTACAGTAcacaaaacaaaataaacTCAGCAAAATAGGAAACGGATATTAGCCCAAGAACTGTAAAGGTTAGAGCGAGGACGACAACGTTGTGCTGGAAGGTGCTTGACTACCTAGGTCCAATAGTCTATTACTACATTCATTGATCCCGCGATTTGAACAATCCTACTGCGAAAATTGGGCGTCGAGGTTATCTGTGGGCGTGTGATCAACACATCCTATAAGTATTATTACACAACctgacaacaacaaaaaaaaaaaaaaaaacccaccGAAAAATGCCATCTTCTACTGATCGGGAGAGCATTAGCCCAGACCTACTGGGACGCCGTCTGTTATTCTCATTCTCGGGTAAGTGGGCCCAAAACCGCTTACTGAAGAGCTCTACAGCCGAATGCATGGcgtctttctctgcttctgatTCTGGCTCTCGTGGAATCCCTTCTGCTGAACTCGCCAACTTATACCGGCGCTGGGGCGAGGGTGACATTGGAGTTATCATTACTGGTAATATTATGATTGATCCTCAGCATCTCGTGTCAGCCGGAGATCCTATCATACCTATAGATGCACCGTTTGAGGGTTTGCGATTTGAGAGATTCAGTAAAATCGCATTGGAAGCAAAATGTCATGGCTCCCTCATTATTGCTCAACTATGCCACCCCGGTCGTTAGACCCCGGTATACCTGCAACCATTTCCAATTAGTGCGAGCGACATCGGGGTGAGCGGAGGGAGTTTTGGGGCTGATTTTGGTAAGCCCCGGGAAGCAAAAAGGGAGGACATCAACTATATTGTGGAGGGTTTTGCTCATGCCGCCGCATATGCTGAAAAGGCTGGGTTCGACGGTATCCAGCTGCAAGCAGCTCATGGGCACCTGCTAAGCCAATTCCTGTCGCCCCGAACAAACAAACGTCAAGATAATTACGGGGGCAGCATAAAGAACAGAATGAAGCTGATATCCGAGATTCGAAAGGCAATATCCGAACGAGTGGCAGAAACCTTTACCGTTGGTATTAAGATTAACACTGTTGAATTCCAGGAGAGCACGTTCAACTTGGAAGAGACCGTTCAACTGTGCATTGAATTTGAGAAAATGCGTTTCGATTTTGTTGAATTGTCCGGCGGCACTTATGAGGATTGGACAATCGGCCGCAAGCAGGTCGCTTCTATACCACAGCATGAGGGGGTAAGTCAACAGGATGAAACATGACAACTTCAATGGGCAACATAGTGACACTGGCTTGCAGTTCTTCTTAGAGTACGGGAGAATCTAttcggagaagatggagcgCACAAAGGTTTACGTAACTGGAGGATATCGCTCTGTCAAAGGTATGATACGCGCCGTGCAGGAGGTAGATGGCATAGGCCTAGCACGGCCCCTATGCCAGGAACCTCATTTATGTTCGCATATTTTGTCTGGAAGTGTCGAAACAGCCCCTCCGATCAAGATTGACACGGATAACTTCCATCTTACTTCTGTTGCAGCGCTTATGCAGATGCAGCACCTGGGGAAAGGCCTGCAACCTGTCGACTTGGGTTCTGAACGAGATACAAACAGATTATACAAGGCAATACTGGATCATGAAAGGACCAGGTACAGTGCAGCTGCTCCAATGAACTTTTTGTGATACTTCTACAGTACTTCCTCAAGAAATGTATGACTACTCTTTCAAGCTTCCTTCTATGGATGCTTAGATGCCGTATCGCACTTATCTGTGGCTTTTGAACCTTACTAGGATCAGCTAATAGCCGGCTAATAAGCACACCCCAAACCTCGCCAAGCGCGAGTTTTGGGTTCAAGGAACGCCTACCCGCCAGTAAGCCGTGATCTTTCCTCTTTAACCTACCTTGACGCCAAACTTTGTACAATTCGAATGCTATAGTTTGATTAGTCCTTTAGAATAACAAGCAGTCCCATTCAACGTTACATACTGGACTACTATATGTCAACAGTCATACTCCCACTGTTGCCTCTAATgttttatatttttcttaaCCTTTTCAACCAAGTACTCAAAGAATGGCTGTTTCCCCTTACTACAAATTGAAAGCAGGAAACAGATGCTTCTCTCTTATTCTCGAAATAATGCCCAGGCCACTAGATCTATATAACCCTGATCTTGGCTATTGACAGTCACGCGCTGGTCACTCAAAAGCATCTCTAGTAACTCCATGGAACCGCTGCCTGCTGCAATCGCTACGGGCGAGAGATGATCGGAAGTTAGATTGGGATCTAGCCGCGTGTCgtcgagaagcttctttACTGCCTTTTTGTGCCCCCCTATCGACGGCATAGGAAAACGGTGTTTTGCCTTGGACGCCGGCCATATTAACATCAATATCGTTGTGCCGTAGTGGGATGCTAAGCGGACGACAGTCATCGTTCGATGCCGCATAAGACAACGGCGTCCGTCCCACAGTGTCAGTCGCATAAATGTCCATACGACTATCCCGCAAAAGCATCATCATAATATAGAATCCGTCATGTTGCTGGGCTGCGGGGTGGAGTATCGTCTGTCCGGCTACGTTTCGGACATGCACGTTCACCGATGGTACACCGAGAAAACAACACATCGCGGATAAAGTCCCTTTCCCGGCTGCTAGGATAAGTCCGGCGCCGTTTTCATGGTCCACACTGTGctgatatagatatttttTCCACAGTTGGTAAAGGCCTCTGTTTACGATCATCAGGGCATGTATATCCCGTGTGCTGTCAAGAGTAAAGGCCGTATGGAACACAAGCTCGGGCGGAAGATCGACCTAAGTTCTCAGGAGCCGTTTCGCTCCCAGGATAAATACAGTTGGATTCAAGTTACCCTGGTGCCTGAACCACTACACTAATAGATTGCAGAGCTTATGCAGATTTCAAAGTTTGTCATCATGATACGATCTGGACGTCAGAGATAAGCCCTTCAGTTCGATGCCAAGCGAATCTGCCAACTCTTTCCGCCTTTtggaccagaagaagaccacATTTTCTCCCCATCCCCCGCGCTCACAATCACTATCCCGCTCTTTTCATATCACCTCCGGCTTGAGATAGTGCACAGCACAATAAATTCAATATGAGGGAACCCGCTCCGACAGTAAGACAACTATACGGTGAAATGGGCCAGTCGGTGGTTGATCGACTAGCGGAAATATTGTGTGATCACAATCCAGCAAGTTCTTTATCATTCTTTCCTGAGCAAAGATGTTTTCATATCAGTGGGTTTCCTGATATGTACCCCTCCGAATGCCTTGAAATATTTTCTCAAGTCAAATCTACCAGTTATGATTTGAAATTTCAGCGAAAATCTGCCGAAGGCATTATCATTTTTCGGCTCATGGATAAAAACTGGGGGAATCTCTTCCAAAAGTCTTTCGGCGGCACCGACCGAACTTCGGCTGCCATACGAGCCAGAATTCAGCTCCTCGCTGCCTGACGATAACCTGCCTTGAAGGATCGGATTCGACTACATAGCGGACCCTACCGCGGTCTACTTGGAACTTGGTGACAGCTGTCAGCTTGTGGCAATCAATCATATCCATCTGATGCCATCTACTTCTGGCCCACGCGGGCGAGACCCAGAGATCTATCGACCCCGTAATCAAGGGTCTCGCTGAATTTGGACATCATGAGCGTTACAGTAACAGAGGTTGGGTCGTTCGGGAAATACATGGTCGACAGGCTCAGGGACACTCTGGGTCGGGAACAGCTATCTCTTGGCTTCCAGTTGTTTCAAGAATCCCTTGATATATTCGCTCTTTTTGCGGAAATGAATTGGACTACCGTTAATCCCACCTGAACACATATTTACGTCAGGAAATGTTACCGTATGATAGAATTTCGTGTCCGTCCTTCGAAATGGATTGATAAGGACTCGTAACCTAGTAATGGGCTCAGCGAAGTATTTAACTAATAAACCGTGATTCACGCAGCCTCAGTCATTTGAGGTGCGAGAAACCTATACTGTGCTAACAGAGACATTGCCTTTGTACTCAATAAATTGGCCAGAAAAGCAGCTGGCCCCGGGGCTTTTTGACGGGTAGATTTTGCTGTGATATGCATGGCTTAGCTTCATGACCACTGCTTACACCCTTCATCTGTGGCATATTTGAAGTACATATCGGAACCTACAACAATGCAAGGGAAAACATCGACATGCGCCTATTAAACGCTGCGACCTGTCTCAGGAATGAAGCAATAGTTGAAAAAATGAGTGATGTGACTGGACCGTACTACACAcgcacacgcacacacaTTTTATTAACACCCGGCGGCTAAGCCGAAAGGGCAACTATCACTAATCTACTAGTACATTTCCTAAGATGTGCCTTGTCTCCTGAAAGCCCATACTAGTTCACGTTTCACAAATGTCGTCTTATCTGTCAATACCGTAGCGGATTCTCGTGGGTTAGTAAATTGGTTAGTAGGCTGGCTTGAaggcgcttcttcaagtATTCAACATCTTATCTTCGGCAATTAAAACGCGTCTACTGTGTCTGCTACGAGGTGGTTGATGGGAGTTAGGTCGGGAGGGGAGGGTGATTGGTGTTCGTCTATAGGGTCACGCGGCGTCGAGTCGGCCCGTGGCGGTTGCAAACCGTATTGAAGCCCGTACTGCTTCTAAGTTTGGAGTCCAGTTTTGATCATCGGAAgctgatttttttttcctcccaggaagaaggatatgTTGCCTCGGTGGGTGCCAGTGCATTGCAGCATGTCGGTCGGGTGTACCGTCCATTTCTGACATCGAAAGAGGAAGTGCTCTACGGTCTCTCTTGCTTGTCCACATGTACATTGATCTGTCGGCGCAGCATTGATTCGGTGGAGGCACCCATTTAGTCTTGCCATACTCGTCCGGAGTTGAGCCAGCACGCTCGCCTCTTTCCAGGATAGTCGATCATACAGCTGTCGGGTATGTTTACCTGGGAGTGCGGCATCCACTCTTTTGGCGTGTTTCCCAACTTTCTCTGGCAGGCCTTTACTGGTGCCTACATGGGCTCATGCGATATTGAGGGTGGTTAATTTTATTCTGGGGAGCTCTGTGTATGGAGTGGCGTCGTCTTGGGTCGCTGTCCTGGCCTGCTCTTTCGCCAGGCCCAACAGTTTGTTAACCTCGCTGGTAGGAACCCAACGGATATTGAtcctgtttctgtttctttgtaGTCTTCTAATCGACTTGTATATTTGGCACACGTGTTCCTGGCCCGACTATTGTCGCGGGCTCCTCAGTGCGAGGGCGGCTGCTTTGTTGCTTGTGAGCAGTGTGATTCTGTACTGTTTCAGCACCGGTAGCGTCCTTAATGTATGTGCCATTGCTGGACGACCGTTGTGTACAACCAATTCAGCCTTCCAAAAACAATCCCTTTCTGGACAACCATATCTCGCAGTCTCTTCCTAGAAAGCTTGACTATTTTATTAAGCGCTATATCTACCTACTGGTTGCCCGAGGCCTAAGTTTAATTATAGAGCAACATAAGTAAAGACAAGATCCTGAAATCTGGGCTCTCAATCTTAACAGTAAGTTTTTGAGTAAGTTTTTTAAAGTGAGTAGTTATATAAGTAATCTTTTGTAAGGATCACTTGTTGATTTACATGCCTGGTGATATGCTGGTAGCTTGATAGTTCATACCGCAGGGAAGTTTATGGTTTAACTCTAGCTATAACCGTAAACTTCAGGTTGTATATCGGGCACTTAGCCGGTATAAAGATGCCTAAGTAATGACATGGGGAACCTATGCAGCATAATCGACATATAAACTGAAAGCATTTGAGTGGtgaagaaaattgagtttGAATTTGTTGCCCTTTTCGGATTTTGAATTTCTGGCTGTCTAGTGTACCGCTATACTCTCCATCTACGCAACTTATTCGTATCATTTCTCTAGGGGCTGAGAGCTATTTAAGGGGGTCTAAACTGCCTTCATATGATTCATGACTAGGGACCATTTTACAGTACTATCCCTAAATGAGAGATTTATATTGAGCGGCTCTCAAGCGCCTTCACTTGAGGTCTGTCCTACTATCTCAATAAGAGACAGCCCTTGTTAAGTGGTTAATCAATTCTTTCATGGCATTCACTCGCAAGCTTGCATGAGGCAGAAACCGGAATTTAATTTAGTATGCGATGCATCTGTGACATATTTTGA
This window of the Aspergillus oryzae RIB40 DNA, chromosome 8 genome carries:
- a CDS encoding uncharacterized protein (predicted protein), encoding MSGITAMIKAAILMNSARVLQCLSGEKRSLGLYTLGFSYYAEMYLGFEEAWGDLRDWIAKYPCSLTSLTYEKKISDLSKLLSMVDLYRTERLIEDLRRLHSSYPTITNLTTNESHDMQIKDVIKRRINENPHKLLALMDDLNAVL
- a CDS encoding NADH:flavin oxidoreductase/NADH oxidase family protein (NADH:flavin oxidoreductase/12-oxophytodienoate reductase), which translates into the protein MPSSTDRESISPDLLGRRLLFSFSGKWAQNRLLKSSTAECMASFSASDSGSRGIPSAELANLYRRWGEGDIGVIITGNIMIDPQHLVSAGDPIIPIDAPFEGLRFERFSKIALEAKCHGSLIIAQLCHPGRSFGADFGKPREAKREDINYIVEGFAHAAAYAEKAGFDGIQLQAAHGHLLSQFLSPRTNKRQDNYGGSIKNRMKLISEIRKAISERVAETFTVGIKINTVEFQESTFNLEETVQLCIEFEKMRFDFVELSGGTYEDWTIGRKQVASIPQHEGFFLEYGRIYSEKMERTKVYVTGGYRSVKGMIRAVQEVDGIGLARPLCQEPHLCSHILSGSVETAPPIKIDTDNFHLTSVAALMQMQHLGKGLQPVDLGSERDTNRLYKAILDHERTRYSAAAPMNFL